From the Manihot esculenta cultivar AM560-2 chromosome 3, M.esculenta_v8, whole genome shotgun sequence genome, one window contains:
- the LOC110610862 gene encoding G-type lectin S-receptor-like serine/threonine-protein kinase At4g27290 isoform X1 — translation MDTFAEVFVCLCLLFFRRTSTAVDTISPGQSIRDGDTIVSSGQIYELGFFTPGSSSGRYVGIWFKKISTGTVVWVANRETPILDRSGVLNFTDQGILLLLNRTNGIVWSSNKTRTARNPIAQLLDSGNFAVKDENDVNPENYLWQSFDYPCDTHLPEMKLGRNLVTGLDWSLSSWKSLDDPARGDNTAGIDPRGYPQLLYKKGNTITFRPGSWNGIRFTGATRLRPNPVFTYEFVLNEKEVSYKIHLRNRSVISRLVVNATGVTERLTWIDQTHSWARFFAVGEDQCDTYNFCGANAKCNINKASLCDCLKGFEPKSERDWSFQGWSSGCARKTALACSAGEGFVKHPGIKMPDTSSSWFNRSISLKECEDLCLKNCSCVAYANTDITTRSGCLLWFSDLIDIRDFTDTGQDLYVRMAASYLGEIKKKEESRRRKKRAVIIICTTIFGASVLVLAFILYTRKGRIKLQEKMRSVIGRGYYDQSRNEDLELPIVDLMTIMKATDNFSSENKLGEGGFGPVYKGTLLDGQEIAVKRLSMISGQGLEEFKNEVLLIAKLQHRNLVKLLGCCIDGDERMLIYEYMPNKSLDFFIFDQSRSKLLEWNKRINIIDGIARGLLYLHQDSRLRIIHRDLKASNVLLDKGMNPKISDFGMARIFGGDQTEANTNRVVGTFGYMAPEYAVDGLFSLKSDIFSFGVLVLEIVSGRKNRGFHSHDHLHNLVGHAWRLWMEDKPLELIDNMLEESAAFSEIIRCIHVGLLCVQQRPEDRPNMSTVVLMLGGESSLPQPKQPGFFTERFMPEAKSSSSNYRSSTSTNEITITTLDPR, via the exons ATGGATACCTTTGCCGAGGTCTTTGTCTGCTTGTGCCTGCTTTTCTTCAGAAGAACCTCCACTGCTGTAGATACCATTAGTCCAGGTCAGTCTATCAGAGATGGGGATACCATAGTTTCAAGTGGGCAAATTTATGAGCTAGGGTTCTTCACACCTGGTAGTTCATCGGGACGATACGTCGGAATTTGGTTCAAGAAGATTTCTACTGGAACTGTTGTTTGGGTAGCCAACAGAGAAACTCCAATTCTTGATCGCTCAGGAGTTCTAAATTTCACTGACCAAGGGATTCTTCTACTTCTGAATCGGACAAATGGCATTGTTTGGTCATCTAATAAGACAAGAACTGCCAGGAATCCGATTGCGCAGCTCTTAGACTCTGGAAATTTTGCTGTGAAGGATGAAAATGATGTCAACCCAGAAAATTATCTATGGCAGAGCTTTGATTATCCATGTGATACCCACCTACCAGAGATGAAACTTGGAAGAAACTTGGTTACTGGTCTGGACTGGAGTTTATCGTCTTGGAAGAGCTTAGATGACCCTGCTAGAGGTGATAATACTGCAGGTATTGATCCACGTGGATATCCGCAACTACTCTATAAGAAGGGGAATACGATAACATTCAGACCTGGTTCTTGGAACGGTATTCGTTTTACAGGGGCTACTAGACTGAGACCAAATCCCGTTTTCACATACGAATTTGTGTTGAATGAGAAAGAGGTGTCTTACAAAATTCACCTTCGAAACCGTTCAGTGATATCAAGGCTGGTGGTGAATGCGACGGGGGTTACAGAGCGCTTGACATGGATAGATCAAACACATAGCTGGGCTCGTTTCTTTGCAGTTGGTGAAGATCAGTGCGACACTTATAATTTCTGTGGTGCAAATGCTAAATGCAATATCAATAAAGCATCCCTCTGTGATTGCTTGAAAGGGTTTGAACCCAAATCTGAAAGAGATTGGAGTTTCCAAGGGTGGTCTAGTGGGTGTGCTCGAAAGACTGCCTTGGCTTGCAGTGCAGGAGAAGGCTTCGTAAAGCATCCAGGAATTAAGATGCCAGACACGTCCTCGTCTTGGTTCAATAGGAGCATAAGCCTCAAGGAATGCGAGGATTTGTGCTTGAAGAATTGCTCTTGCGTTGCATATGCGAATACGGATATTACTACAAGAAGTGGATGCTTGCTTTGGTTTAGTGACTTGATTGACATTAGGGATTTCACAGATACAGGACAAGACCTATACGTAAGAATGGCTGCTTCATATCTAG GTGAGAtcaagaagaaggaagaatccAGGAGGAGGAAGAAGCGAGCAGTAATCATTATCTGCACCACTATATTTGGCGCAAGTGTGCTTGTACTTGCATTCATCTTGTATACTAGGAAAGGGAGAATTAAACTCCAAG AGAAAATGAGAAGCGTAATTGGAAGAGGTTACTACGATCAAAGCAGAAATGAAGACTTGGAGTTGCCAATAGTTGATTTGATGACCATAATGAAGGCCACAGATAACTTTTCAAGCGAAAACAAGCTAGGAGAAGGCGGTTTTGGACCCGTGTACAAG GGCACATTGTTAGATGGGCAAGAAATTGCAGTAAAGAGGCTTTCAATGATTTCTGGACAAGGACTTGAAGAGTTCAAAAATGAAGTTTTATTAATTGCCAAACTTCAGCACCGAAATCTTGTCAAGCTTCTTGGTTGTTGCATCGATGGAGATGAAAGAATGTTAATTTACGAGTACATGCCCAACAAAAGCTTggacttctttatttttg ATCAATCAAGAAGCAAGCTACTGGAATGGAACAAGCGCATCAACATTATTGATGGAATTGCCAGGGGGCTTCTGTATCTTCACCAAGATTCAAGACTCCGGATCATCCATAGAGATCTAAAAGCCAGCAACGTTCTATTAGATAAAGGTATGAATCCAAAAATTTCAGATTTCGGCATGGCAAGAATATTTGGTGGAGATCAAACTGAGGCCAATACAAATAGAGTTGTGGGAACATT TGGCTATATGGCTCCTGAGTATGCTGTTGATGGACTCTTCTCTTTGAAATCCGACATCTTTAGCTTTGGAGTATTAGTATTAGAAATAGTGAGTGGGAGGAAAAATAGAGGATTTCATAGTCATGATCATCTCCACAACCTTGTTGGACAT GCATGGAGACTGTGGATGGAAGACAAGCCACTCGAATTAATAGATAATATGTTAGAGGAGTCTGCTGCCTT